From Arachis hypogaea cultivar Tifrunner chromosome 3, arahy.Tifrunner.gnm2.J5K5, whole genome shotgun sequence:
TGTACTTCGCATCCTCTACCAAAATCTCTCTTCCCCTTAGCCACATGCGATTCATCTCTGCAATTGCCTTCAACGCTCCTTCCTTTGTAGTATACCGTATGAATGCAAACAGGTAGATCACCCCCTTTCTCATCTTCCTTGAAAGGTATATGTCGTTAATCCTTCCTGTCTAAGAAAACAATCCAAACAACTCCCGTTTCGAGATATCATCTGGTAATGGGATCCTTCGCTAGGCTTGAAGAGACCTGAGACCTACCCTGTCCGATGTTTTTCCACCCCGTTCTCGCTCTCTCTCCCTTATAGtattcattcttctattctttagtGATAGTGAAAGTAACCTGACGCCTCAAATATTACTAGAGGCTTGCATCATTTTTCTCTAATCTTGCTCTTATTAGTCCACACAGGAGAACCTTCATAATCCAACATATGAGGAACAAACGAGCCTAATAAATTGTCATCGAAAATATTGGACGAAAGAATTCTTCCTATCATCCAATACTTTAAAGACGAAAATTCTGCGTATTTTTGTTATAAGAACTACGACAAAAACATTCACACTTTATATGAGAATGGAATAAGAGATTACATAAGACTCAAAAAGGTTTCTCGCGAATTTGTATTAGTATTGATGAATCTTCACCATTCAAACCATATTCATGATGATGTTATTACAATTTAGTAATAAGCAAGGGCAACATATATTTGAGCGGAAACATTAAATTAAAGGTCCAAAAGATAGAATCCATACAATTAGACAATTAAATCaacaattaacaataaaaaaattaataagtaccacaaaaaattaacaaaattattttagaaaaatttactcaaattgaataaaaaaacgaactataaaaaataataataaattataacatatttaaaaagagtactaaggaatactacaaaaaatagtatacaaaaacatactagaaaaatatcaaaaaaattaaatatttaaaaaaataacattatattaaatatatttttttagtaattatttatctaaaaaataattttagataaataattttaaatttctcttgaattattttaaaTTGTCGTAAAAAAGATTGAACGAAAAGATTCTTCCTACCATCCAATGCTTTAAAGACGAAAattctccatatttttattacaaaaaaattactacaaaaaatattctcACTTCATATGAGAATGGGACAAGAGAATATATAGGATCTCAAAAGGGCTTCTCGCGGATTTGTAGTAGAATTGGTGAATCTTCAGAATAATATTATTGATTACAATTTAGTAACAAGTAACAACAATAGATATTTAGGCAGAAACATTGGATCAAAGATCTAATGGGTCAAccatcaacaataaaaaaattgataagtaccataaaaaattaataaaattattttagacgaatttattcaaattaattaaaaaaactaactataaataataataataataataataataataataataataataataataataataataataataataacatatttaAAAAGAGTACCAAGGAGTACTACAAAAAATACTgtataaaaacatactaaaaaaatatcaaaaaaattacatatttaaaaagataacattatattaaatatatatatattttttagtaattatttatctaaacaataattttagataaataattttgaaTCTCAAATTATTTTAGACTTTAATTAAAATTGAACTCTaaataattatctatctaaaattACTTGagattcaattttatttaaaatgtaaaaTTACTTGAAGTTCAACTTTAATTGAGGTTTAAAATCATACAAAATAACTTGGATTTTTTTTGGTTATATAAACAagattaatttcaattaattagAAAAGCTTCTATTGACTCACATGCGCACTTTAAAAATTCTAACCACATACATACATAGAAATAAaagttaataatatataaatttgcaAGAAAACAGAGATTCCATATCCACTTTTTcacttttaaatttcattttggtAAATTACAATAAATTCAATCCcatcttaaaattaatttgtctagATGATTATTAGAAATGAAAAACTTTTTACAAAACTCAGGACTACTTTAGAGTTTAACTCAATTCATTCTCTACCCAAGAATTTAAACCAAACTCTTAACTCCTAAACTCAAACCAAGCATAAATCACCTCTGTGTTAAGCCAAAATTAGAGAAATCAGAACCGAATGAACCCAACTCAACACATACTTTCGAAACAAATACTCAACTAAACTTTGTGAAAATGACTTTTTCTAAAACCTATCCCACTTGCCTTTTGTCACTCTTTGGCCTTTTTGTCTTTACGGCTTCACGCTCACAATAAGATTATGCCTTTTTCATAAGGAGACAGTATTGAGGGAATTCAAAATTTCTGAGTTCGTATAAATTGCACAAGAAGCCAAGGACCAAAGTTCAGACACGCTTAACATTGTAGACCAAAAACTATTGACGCATGCCTAAAACATGTTACAAGAGAATTAGTATACTATTTACGCATGACTAGAGCATAAGAATACACAAATCTAACAAATAACGTATGAAACACTGAGAAGAGCATATGGAAGTGTAAATCTACACAAACCTTGGTCAGCAATAATAACCTCAAGCCTTATGCGTTTTCCTATCCTATCACTATCACCATGATTTTTCTACCACTACATTATTTTCTATCTGGATGTCTATTAATACCAGGCTGAAGCTGATATCAAATTTCTGTTCTTCCATGCCAACAGCATGGCTCCATCCTTCTCCACCAGACTATAATTCTCCGAATAGCGATTCAAGAGGTTTCTTATAATGGAATTCACATAAGAGCTCAAAGGATATTGAACAAAACCTGCCATTGTGAACCTGGACCTCCACTTACCAAACAGTTCATGCCGCTCCACCCTTTCCTTCCCTTCACAAGAAACAATGTTCACAATATCTCGAGCTAAACAATGTTGTTCCACGTTGATCCGCTCCTTGCTCGTTCTTGGGAGGGCAACATCGATGGACTCGAACATGGCCAAGTAGTAATCAAGTGTTTCTATGAACCTGTTGAAGAAATGCGTCGTGTTTGTGTTCGATTCCTGCTCCACCAATGTGGTTACCTTAGGAGAAAGAGACTTAACCAATCTCAGAAGTCCGTCCCTTGGATTAGTCACATCGACACTCTCATCGGCCGTATGATGGAGTTGAAGAGGAAAGTTAACGGCCAAGGCCTCTCCAGGCCGGACATCAAGCATATCCCTGGTTACATCTGGGGCAAAGACAGGAATTCCATGAAACTCAACCTCAATGTCAAATTTCTTAGATATTTTCGACAAACTTTCACCAACTGCCTCCAATTCCTCTCCTCGAGCATATTTAGAAACAGGATCATCAATCCCGGTGATCCGCACATGTGGAGCCCCACTAGGCCTTGCTGCAAGAGCTTGAAGGAGAGTCGTCCATTGAGTTCCCTGTGCAATCTGAAAATCTATGATGTGAATTCGATCCTCATTTCGGCATGCTTCAGCAATAGCTCCATTGGCAGCCATGTAACCAAACTTGAAGTATGGACAAATTTCATATAACATCTGCATGTATGATAGTAACTCTGTACCTGCAGGCTGCTTGCACCTAAGAGCATGATAGATGTTGTTACCCGATTTCTCCTTCCTTGCAACAAGCCCTTCCAATAAATAAGCACCGAGCCGCTGAATTGGCTCCCCGCTGATAGACACAGCACTTCTAGCCTTGTCTATCAATTGATCAAAATCTTTCATCTTGTTTTCAGACATTGCTTTGGCGCATAAAATGAGCAATTGTTTCAAAGTGCTCGATGGAATGCTCTGTAGCGACGCTTCCTCCATTGATTTGTGACGTTTCTCTGCACGCGTAACTTCAACTAACTGCTGACTATCATTCAATGCAGAATCAGTATCAGAGTTGAAGTGAGTAGAAAGAGACAAATTAGGTGAGTTTACTGCTTCATTCAAAGGTCCAAGTAGCAGGTGGGATAACGGAGGTGTAGTTGGAAAAGATGATTTGCTGAGTAAGCTAGAATTAGTCACACTGTAACCGAGAAGATGTGATGAATCCATGCTATAACGACGGCATAACCTTCGCTATATCTACCAACCTCtaggaaataaaaaaaaactgcaaTCTTGGTAAGCTTCTACTTAATATTTGCTTTGGAATTGTAACTGTCACCTTTCAAAATCAGCAGATAAACCTGGAAAAATGGAGAGCTACCATGAATATTTTCGTTACAGAACAATCACAAGGACCACAACTATGTATATGCAAACACATGCAAGAAACAGATAAAGTAAGTATAAACTAGTAAGTCCAACCCAATGAAAACAACTCAGCCGAAGCTGCTGAAAATTTCAGAAATTGAATTCATCACAATTCGCCCATCCCTCAAGATTGTGTAAATGTAAAACATAAATTTGGAATAACTGATTCAGCAATCAGAAAGAACAAACTAATGCTATATTCGATAAGCGAAACTAACATAATTAAAAGCTAAAAGTTGATGGGGAAAGTAATTGTATTCTCACTATCAATAGCTAAGTATATTGTTCTCTGGCGGCTTGTGATATGAATTGAACATCGCCAGGATTCTATTCAGAAGGATGCAATTACAACAAAGCGAAAGTGGAACCATAAATGGCAAGCAAGAATCTTCTCATGCAATGATATCAAACAACACAATACAAAAAGCTTCCTAAAACAATAATAATTTGGTTAGTGTATGAGAAAAACTAATATATTTTAACAGGAAAGAAAGACGAACAAGGCAAATTAGCAAACAAGTTCACAAACAGCTCCAAGTAACAATACCAAGTAAGTTATAATTCCTCACTCTGGTCCCAAATATTCAGTTTCAAAACGAGGTCTATGCAGACTATGCTTAAACCAtgtcaacaaaaattaaaagtcTATCACAATCACTTAATATTGTTGCTGGCTTGTTCCGTGAAAACTGAAAACAGCATGGAAGACCATTTCTATAAATTATAACTTTCATACCAAACCAAGGAATCTCAGGCCTTAATTTAACGACCACTAATTACGAAAATTAAGGTAGCAAAAGTTTAAACAGACCATTGTTTTGCAGTTAAGAAGAGCATAAAGAATGTTAAAGCCTTACAGGATTTTACTTAATATAAAAGGCGCATGCAAAGTTATATTATATATCatatcctaaaagaaaatttcttTCTTTATGCTGCATTCTACCGAAATCAACATtcttaaaaagaaaaacagagagagggagagagagaaccTCAAGAAAAATGACTGGGCAAGAAATAATTCAGAGACTAGCTACATTCAACGCCCACCATTGAAAAGATTTGGACTGTGTTCGGTGGGTTAGAGCAGAAAACGCGTGGGAAGCTCAACTTTGCTGAATTTCAATTTCCATTCCCATTCATTATAGCAATAAATAAATATCagtatatatattcttaaatttgCGTGACTATGGTTCACTTTCTTCTGAGGAGACAAATGGTAACATGgggaataagaacaagcgtggCGAATTCGAAAGAAGGGATATTTAtagagagggaaaagaaaaagggataTTAACTTTTTGAatagtgtgtgtatgtgtgtttgTATTGGTGTTCTGACTTCTGAGGTTTGAAGTTTGAAATTCAACGGAAGAGTAACGGTTCTGGTTCTGGACTTGTGGGTGGTTTGTGGAATTTTAACGGAAGTTAAAGAATGAGAGGGAAAGACGAAAAAGAGTTGTGATATGATTTGAGAACGCCCGCCGACTAAAGAAATACACGTATGGGCGTGCGAATGATGGTTATAGAATCAGAAAGTTCCAGGGACGGAGGGACCACTGAACCAGGGTCCAGGGTGCTAGTGCTGGCTTTTGCTAGCTGGCTGGGTGGGATTCCCGTGTACTACTTGGCTCTTGCTGACTAAAGGTCATGGTAATCTAAATACATGTACCGTTCTAAGTTTCCAACACAGTTATGAGAATCGAATCAATCCATACAGATATTAGATTAATGGATTATTGGTTTAATTGGTTGATCTATTTAATTCGATGATAACtaaataataatatgaaaaaattttattcacaataagtaatttaatttttatatttattaattttgaatttaaataatttattaatcaatttatatttattatatttgtaatttttattaaaaataatattaataaatatcatataactataaaaaagatattttataattaataaaaatatttttattttttaataattatgtacaattaaaaagtataattGTTACGTGGGTAACTTGAGATAGGTGGATTGGACTTGAGGGTCGGCCCAAACGTTAGAGGAAGGCGGTCTCCGACTTGTTCGCGTTTGGGAGCCGCTGTCTGAGTTGTGTGTTTTGAAGAATGAggagtggtacctgcaaagacactccgatgcctaagttagcaagggggtAAGCAGGTTTAGGAGTATTGGAATTTAGTTTTACCTGAGTgtgtcagtatatttatagtggtgatccaataactactgttggagtagttccacttctgaaggtggataaccgtccctttatcttagggttgttgagatATTACTTCTAGAAGTGGATGGGAGATTTTAGGGGACAGTTACTTacttgaataagtgttatctgctaACTCATGTCGAGCCCGACCTCTTTGGGGATGAGCTTAAGTTGAGTCCGACCTCTTTCATAGAGGTCGGGTAAGTGGTGAAGGCCAACCTTTGGGTTGGATCTTTTTGGTTTACTTGGGCCTGGGCCATagtattgggtcagggtatgaacagtgctccTACTCAAATCCGATCTTTTAGCTGtgagttggattcgagtattAATTGAACTCAGGTCCATTCAAGTCAAAAATCGACGTGATTTTTGGTTTGAAACTgacgtgattttgaatttttcaatcgtcgtgtctaatcaaacgtcgtgTCTGTTTGGGGATTTGCATTTACACATGGGGGCAGTTACATTGGTAACAGCGCATTGCATTAATGACTGCCTCATTTTACTGTTATGCCCTTGGTCTATTATAAatactttttcctcttctttctttgtttttcgagcTTCGTCAAAACCGAGCTAGgtagcttttgtgccatttttttGAAGAATTTCAACTTGTAATATGTTCTTTTCCGATTTGTAGGCTGACCAacttttgttctttctttcagAAATGGTGAAGAGCGGGTCAAGCGTTGCTTACGAAAAGGTCCAAAAGGCCAATAGGAAAGCTCGTGCCCGAGCTGACGCTGCTAAGGTCGGAGCTTTTGGTGCTCTTCCTCACAACTCAGATTTCTCTTTTTGCCTGATTTTGGTAAACCCTGCTtctgcttcttctcttcctcctcctaccCTTGTCCCCCCAGTTTGGCTCCCTTCCGAGCCTGAAAAGAAGAAATGTAAGACCTTGGAGACTGGTTCTTCCCCTTCTGGGGAGGCCAACTTCGATGGTTCGAAGTTCGTTTGGAAGCATGTCTTTCCTCATAGCCAGATCGCTATGGATGATGcttcctgttccgagggttacctaaaactggaggtcgatctcggatgagatcttctgtactggtcggtgctaacgtgtccggctggtgggagacggccggagctattgtgtccgacttgttagacttggtggtggtgctgattcctttgtccccggagggtggggggtgcctgcaagggactccgatgcttaagttagcaagggtattaagcaggtattgagtagaatcagagtatgagttatacctgggtgctccagtgtatttataatggtgagaagtgacctttctagataagataagttagttatcttatcttatcttatctttaggtgaggtcagcttatctttaatggaaccgcctttatctctgtaggctaggattgcctctggatttgggtcatgttcctctatttaggccctttattgggctttcctgtcgatttggccgagctcttttgagaagaggtcggatagtctgacctgaagaggtcggtcgccttgtcgctaaacatcccgggtcggtcagctcgacccagggtatgaacagtgcccctgcttgagctcggttttcttgtttgaggtcgagtcttttgaCGTCGGTCCTTCTTTTAGTGAAACCGagttcaagcattttgtcgatttcttcttttgtagatctttgaatgtagaacgttttcctctaaaagcgcgcgcttttgtattagcgcttttttgggaacgcaagcggttttaacatccgcatttaattggc
This genomic window contains:
- the LOC112789966 gene encoding chitin-inducible gibberellin-responsive protein 1-like, which gives rise to MDSSHLLGYSVTNSSLLSKSSFPTTPPLSHLLLGPLNEAVNSPNLSLSTHFNSDTDSALNDSQQLVEVTRAEKRHKSMEEASLQSIPSSTLKQLLILCAKAMSENKMKDFDQLIDKARSAVSISGEPIQRLGAYLLEGLVARKEKSGNNIYHALRCKQPAGTELLSYMQMLYEICPYFKFGYMAANGAIAEACRNEDRIHIIDFQIAQGTQWTTLLQALAARPSGAPHVRITGIDDPVSKYARGEELEAVGESLSKISKKFDIEVEFHGIPVFAPDVTRDMLDVRPGEALAVNFPLQLHHTADESVDVTNPRDGLLRLVKSLSPKVTTLVEQESNTNTTHFFNRFIETLDYYLAMFESIDVALPRTSKERINVEQHCLARDIVNIVSCEGKERVERHELFGKWRSRFTMAGFVQYPLSSYVNSIIRNLLNRYSENYSLVEKDGAMLLAWKNRNLISASAWY